The stretch of DNA ACAATGCTGATTGGTGAGACATACTCAACAATTGTAGGAAAAGATAACAAATGGGAGAACCACCCATACACTATTTCATTTAAGGGTGAAATTTTAAGTATAATAACAATGGTGACCAATAATAAGGTCTATCAAAATTATTAGTCCAGTAATCCGCAGTACTTCTCATCCCATCATGTTACACGAAGAAACATGCTAATGTTCCACCAAAATTTAACAAAGGGATCTATCACCTTTTGATTGCCCTTTAAACAGTAACCCATTTCTAAAATCATTGCTCAACAAAGTTCTTAAGGTTCTTCAGCCACCCCAAGTATTCCTTGTTGTCTTTACTAAACATGTATTCCTGCAAGAAATTTGTTGTGCTGGGCTTGATTCCCCGGATCTCAAGATACTTGTGAAAAGCCTTTTGCAGATTTTCATCCAAATCACTGTAAGAAATAATGGGGTGGATATGTTAAGGGAAGGGAAGAGAAAAGGAACATTATATGGTaaataagaaataagaaaatattaataaaatgcTTACGTGAATTCTGGTCCCTCGTATGCAAGCTGGTCCTCAGATTCATTGACATTCTTCACTGACAAGCTATCAATGGTAATCTCATCAGGGAAAGCCGTCACTCCAAACTCGAGACACACTCCATTTCCTTTGAAGACACTCACAACTAAAGGAATGCTAGATTCACTACTCTTCTCTccttcatcatcatcctcctcGTTTCCCTCGAGTGCTACATTAGGGATGTCAACTTGAACCTTAATAGTTTCATCTTGGTATTGTCTCTTAAGTTGTATGGTTCTTTCTCCAGGATTGTCTTCGATTTCAAAAGGAAAATCATCCGGGATTTCAACCTGGGAAAGGTATACAAGAGAGCCAATGAAATTAGTACATAATCCAATATGACTGCAATACCAAACGCAACTCATTTGTATAGAAAGAACCAATGAATGATCTTTATAGCAGCTCCTCAATGCATGTTGACAAAACAATTTTGGaagtattaattaaaaaacGGATACGACACCAAACTAATCATAGCATACAAATTATggatgaaaaagagagaaaatgaaGCAGAAAGAAAGAATAGTCAAAATCTACTTAGGTTATGGGACTGAAAAAGGATGGGTTTgggggggagagagagagagagaaactaGAGGAAATTTGAGAAAACGAATAAAGAACACAACCAACCCATGTTCATCCTGATTTTCACATGATAAGATATCAGAGATTGAAGTTGCATAAGCAATATATTTCTAATATACCCACAAATAAGGTTATTTTGGATGCGGTCACAACATAGTTCATAGGGTAACTGGTATGTAACTAAAACCAGCAGAATTCCATCACCTATCTACACATACAAGTCAAACATACAAATGAATTAAAGACAGTACCACAACGTGGGGCACTCAGTTTAAATACTGGAAGCAGAATATTTTGAGAAATATAATATAGGATAAGATCAGCATAATTTGAGAAAAGATATTAGCTTTGAAAATTTTGTCAAACCACGATCTTAGCTTATTAAGAGACAGAACGAAATGCAACCAACTCCTAATTATGTGTAAAAAGGACCATCATGAGTTGTTAATAACAgaacaataatttaaattcttaaatCTAAACTATTCCAATTCTTTCATTCAAATTACAAGTGATACCTTAGCTTCTTAACAAGCAGATATATGATATATGCATACTATGCAATTCTAGGATTCCATTTCCAATGCCTTTTCCAATGTCATGTTAcaatcattttctttttcaaacaaATTGAGGCGCAGGCCAAAAGCAACAAAGCTAATAAACTACTTGAATACACATCTACCTAACATTCTTACTAATCAACAATAACGAAAAAGCagtgattaaataaattaaaaaaaaaacttcagaGGGGAAAATGCAACGGCTAAGCTGAAGATACTAACTTTAAAGAAAGCAACACCTACTATTCAGTGCAAAgaagaaaattaataattaataaaaggggATAACTTAATTGTTCACCACAAAGGAACAAACGAGAATCGAGAAAATTTACATGCTGTGATTGGTTATCATCGTAGGCGCATTTGATCTCAGATTCAAGGACTTGAACGAGGTTTTCATCGGCACTTGTTTTCGTCGCAAAGCTGTTAGCGACGCGAAGAGAAGGAGCTACAACAGTACGAGTGGCTGTCTGTCCGCTGAGCAAGACGCCAGCAGAGAGAACGCTGTGGAAGGTTCTGGAAGAGGATGGCGCCGTAGTACGGCGGAGAGCCAGGGGGATCACGGCGGAGGAAGCACGGCGTAGCGCGGTGTACATGGCCATTTGAGAGCTGGGGTTTGAACAGAGTAGAGGAGCAAAACGAGTAAAagagggtttagggttttagggtgtCACGCTTGGACTTGCAATTTATATACCCGTTACTTTTCTTACGagttttgttttgtgttttttttagagataaagtattttgtttttttttttttaagataaagtaCTAGGGTTAATTATTCGATTGTTCTCTACAATTTtacgaaatttttaattaggtttttattttttttaaattagatctctgtatcaaaatttttttatttaattaagtcACTCTTAACagtaattaacttaattttataaaaatccaACTAAGAAAAATTAGTgcaaaaatctaaataaaaaatataagaacccaataaaaaaaattttggtgtaaaaatttaattaaaaaatataaaaatttaaattaaaaatttcataaaattatagaaactaatagagtaattaaacttaCTTTTTATTGTCGATGCTAAAAGTGGTTTGGACAAATGTGTCCATTTTTGTATTGATCATTGAAATATATccacaaaaaatttttcaacaatCTTATGATAATCTCTTAATTATAGTTTATGTACATCATCAtaaagtattttcaaaaatacataattgatattttgatatcttaatggttaaaataaaaaaatttaattaatataattagatatatatctgatttaatttgattatacaaacataatttgatttatattattCTCTTTAAGTTAGTGCATATAAGTTTTGAGTACTCAACTTGTgcagaattaatttaaaatgttgGACACCTAGAGAATTGGTAAAAATATTTGCTAGTTGAGTACGAGTAAAAAcataagaggaaaaaaaaatcatattttgtaGTATTATAGTTCGAATAAAATGACAATTAACTttaatatgtttgatttattcATGAAAAACTGAACTTTTAGCAATGTGAAGAACAACTTGATTATCACAACAAAGAAATATAGGTGAAGATGAGggacactaaaaaaataaagaacacttTTAAGCTACTTTAATTCATAAGTAGTGTTAGTCATGGAGCGATATTCAACTTCAGCAGATGATCGTAATTGCTTCTTGGTCTTTCGTGGGATGGAAGAACTACCAAAGAGGCCATACTAACCAATGAGCAATTGGCGAGTAATAGGACAACTAGCCCAATTAGAATCACACCATCCATGTAGAGTAAGATCAATATCACGATGAAGTATAATGTCTTGCCCTGGTTTTTTCTTTCGAATAACGAACTACTCGAAGAGCAGCCACCTAGTGCTCTTCACAAGGTTCCTGCATGAATTGAGATGACATGTACACTATAAGAGAGCTCGAGTCGAGTAAAACATAAATAGAGAAGTCATTCTACTGGACGACGATATTTACTAGAGTCATATAATGATGGTCCTTTAGCCAAAGCAAGTCAATGATTCTCTTCAAGAAGAGTAGATATGGGACGAGATTCTAGCAATTTAGTTTCAGCAAGGATGTCCAAAGTATACTTTCGTTGGCAAAGAAAGATGCCTGTTGGTGAGCGAACAACTTCAAATCCCAAGAAGTACtttaatttttctagtattttatGTGAAAGCAACGATGCAAGTAAGATTTAAACTTTGCAATTGCCAAGAAATTATTTTCGGCAATGATAAGATCATCTACATACACAAAGACCATAAACTACAACAATGTGATCACGATAAACAAATAACGAGTGATCAGTGGGGAACTATTAGAACCCATATCAGAACAGGGATATAGAGAGCTTGGTAAACCAACAATGTGGAGCTTGTTTCAAGTCCTAAAAAAACTTGTGAAGTTTGCAAACCTGCCTTGCATTGTGAACAAAAAACAAGGAGGAAGCTTCATATACACATCTTCATTTAAACTACCATACAAGAAAGCATTATGAACATTCATTTGGTGGAGCTCCCAGTCTTTTGCAACAGCGAGTGCTAAAACAGTACGAATAGTAATCATTTTTTCCACAGGTACAAAAGTTTCATTGTAATCCAAACCCTTAACTTGATTATTTTCCAATACTACTAAAACGTGCTTTGAATCTTTCTATACTTTCATCAATGTGGTATTTAATGTAATATATCCATTTAGAACCAAGAACTTTCTTTTCCGCAGGCAAAGTAGTAAGGTACCAAGTCTGATTGTCATGAAGAGCTTGAATTTCATTAGTCATGGCAGCACGCCAACATGCATTGTGCATGgcagcataaaaaattttaggttCAATTTCAATCCTAATAGTTGCAAGAGATATATGACAGAAAGCAAAAAAATGATCGTAATTCATATAATTTGCTAGAGGATAGGACACACTTGGAAGTACGTTAAAAAAGGGAGACGGTAAATGGGCTCATGGACATGACAAAGTTGACCACATAATCACAAAGACGAGAAAAAGGATGCTTGATGTGATGTCCTCTTCTTAAGGTTTCAACGGTGTTGGGTTCCTCAAGGTCAGAAGCCACAACATTACGATTGGCTTGGATGAAGTGGTAAGATATTGTGATCGGTATGGGGACGACATCGACATCATGACCCTCAAGGACGTCTCTTTTGTCCCTGAAAGTGGACTCAAAATTTATGTCATTATCATAAGTGGTTGTATCAATGGGTAGATTTGTAGTAACAGCAAGTGTAACACTCTAccacacagagtcttatgcttaagtcataaaacagagGTGACGAGGtgttacgacctctaaaaataaaaaagttagtaAATATAGTATTGCAAAGATGTTTagaactaggagcctttgaagaaaaatgggtAAATCAAAACCGATAAATCAAAAagtgcaacactccgatcgataacgtaaacGAACATATAAGGAGTAAGTCAACGTGaagagatatacaaagaagtgCCAAGATACATATATCAAGACTCGGGACTCGgcttgcgaagataaccggtccaaGCGTAACAGTGGATAATATAAGTATCTAACAAGTATACATGATCAAAATAGAAACCCAAAAGACTAAGGATCTCCGCCAAAaggaagtctccagcatgcctcagcgaggagcctcatgtcctgcatctgaaaatcacaaaattcacaTGGATGAGAATCGAAGGTTCTCaacatggtaacagtgcccaaatatttaacatgtaatgtcctggGAAAGGCGAAGGCAATCCTGGAACTTCCAGATTATAATCAAAGCGTACAAACATACTAAACcataagaaatgtaaataggcGACTAACTTAAGGATCTTCAGACTAACTAAACATCACCTTTCCAAATCCTGCAAACCTCCCAACCGCCAACAGTAACAGAGATGCAAGCACAAGTAAATCAAGCAAAGAATGCACAAGTAGAATCAGATAAGACAATTaagcaattagcaagtaatgatGCAATCAACTAGGCAATCCAGACAATTCACATATAATACAGATGATGCATGcatgtcctagtggctgatgagtctcatctgtcgattATAAAGCCAGCTCGACAaatcctggtagctaaccattggattgTTCCtttgtcgtgcatccccaactcgagttatctcataacataaacataatatataatccAACACTCTTACTGGTgtatatttacgggggcgagctcatccagaatgttcacagtgtccggccacacttacaaCATAGGGTCAGTAGAGTATCAAGTCTCCACCTAGAGCACATgatggctagccactgctttcacccaggaaaactcgtGTCTCAGATAGGTGGAGTGCAACAATCACAATAATCAACAATCCAacatatatgcatttaaatCACAGCCATATATTAACATGTATCTCAGCCATTCGGCTCACATTTCACAATTCATAATCAGTCATAATCATCCTCACACACGGCCATTCGGTTCATCTCATACTCGGCCATCCGGCTCTTATCATATACAACACTCCACCTTCCTCCTTAATAACgcatatcatcatcattcactATGCTCATCACAACTCAACATAACATCCCCTTTCTTCCTCCAAAAGTTATCCTATTCCCTAACTTTCTCTCAATCACTaggcattttacattatttaatatttagggGATGGAATTGGGGGTTTATAAGTGGTACacgaaattacaatcacacttttgcaattccgcacaactaaccagcaagtgcactgggtcgtccaagtaattctttacatgagtaagggtcgatcccacggagattgtcggcttgtttcaagctatggttatcttgtaactcttagtcaggatatcaataattctcaggtttaattgtgaaaagtaaaagaacatgaaatagatacttgttttgcagtaatggagaacaggttgaggttttggagatgctctatcttctgaatctctgctttcctactgtcttcttcttcatgcacgcaaggctccttccatggcaagctgtatgtagggtttcaccgttgtcaatggctacctcccatcctctcagtgaaaatgttcaacgcgctttgtcacagcatggctaatcatctgtcggttctcaatcaggttggaatagaatccagtgattcttttgcgtctgtcactaacgcccagccctcaggagtttgaagctcgtcacagtcattcaatccttgaatcctactcagaataccacaaacaatcACGGATCAtaacattcatcaagttgaagaacaagtgatatcttagaatagaagcaagcgtgattgattgaaaaacagtagtaattgcattaatccatcaagacacagcagagctcctcacccccaaccatggggtttaaaGACTCATGCCTTAGAAGATACAacaagaaacgtgtaatgtgtcatgaggtaaagatacaatgtcaaaaggtcctattaatagtgaactagtaacctagggtatacagaaatgagtaaatgacgtaaaaatccacttccggggtccacttggtgtgtgcttgggctgagcattgaagctttcatgtgtagagacttttcctggagttaaatgccagcttttgtgccagtttgggcgtttaactccaatttttgtgccagttccggcgttaaacgctgggaattctgaagctgatttgcaacgccagtttgggccatcaaatctcaggcaaaatatggactattatacattgctggaaagcccagaatgtctaatTTTCAcctcaattgagagcgcgccaattgggcttttgtagctctagaaaatctactttgagtgcagggaggtcataatctaacagcatctgtagtcctttttcagcctctgaatcagatttttactcaggtccctcaatttcagccagaaattacctgaaatcacagaaaaacacacaaactcatagtaaagcctagaaaagtgaattttaaataaaaactaataaaaacatactaaaaactaactaagatgtactaaaaacatactaaaaacagtgccaaaaagcgtataaattatccgctcatcacaacaccaaacttaaattgttgcttgtccgcaagaaactgaaaatcaattaggataaaaagaagagaacatactatagactccaaaatatcagtGAAACTTAGCgccaattagatgagcaggactagtagctttttgcttctgaacagttttggcatctcactttatcctttgaagattagaatgattggcatctataggaactcagaattcagatagtgttattgattctcctagttaaatgtgatgattattgaacatagctactttatgagtcttggctgtggcccaaagcactctgtcttccagtattaccactggatacatacatgccacagacacataactgggtgaacctttttagattgtgactcagctttgctagagtccccaattagaggtgtccagggttcttaagcacactctttttgtcttggattactttttatctctctcttttttttattatttttatttttttatttttatttttttttaattcactgcttttttcttgcttcaagaatcaatttgatgattttttagatcctcaataacatttctcattTTCCataattctttcaagagccaacaagtttaacattctttaatcaacaaattcaaaagacatatgcactgttcaagcattcattcagaaaataaaaagtattgtcaccacatcaagctaattcaactagtttcagagatgaattcgaaatcctgcacttcttgttcttttgtgattaaagcatttttcatttaagataggtgatggattcataggacattcatagctttaaggcatagacattaaattttattaatcatgaattaagaacaagacttgAAGATAAacataagataagactaatagtaaaagaaaacaaaaatttaaatgactctaaaatagactccatatgatagaggttatcacagagttaggactcaacaaccttgatcttgagaagtggatgctccctcaacttgtggggtatttgacccttaaagggagagcttctggcgcttcagctcctgtagctcacgcccctgcttctcttgttccttcagcaatttgcagatcatgcagttttgattctgctgttcttccttaatttgttccatagcttcttgcagcttggtaacagatgcttctaaACGGGTCCAATAGTCAATTTCAGggagttcagggaggaactcctgcgcccccCTTTTGATAgaattatcttgcatttgtccttccattgacttcttggtgattggatgttcaattgggatgaattcatctacttccatcctcaccccagcatctttacatagcaaagagattaagcttgggtaagccagtttggattcagtggaattcttgtttgcaattgtgtaaatctcacaagcaatcagatgatgaacctccacttcttttcccagcatgatgcaatgaatcatcactgctctcttgatagtgacctcaaaacggttgctagtgggcaatgtggaacgcccaatgaagtctagccaacctcttacaattggtttgagatctcccctcttgagttggtttgggacaccttttgaattggttgtccacttagttccaaGGAGGTAtctgtcctctagaacttgatccaaccccttatctgctctcaccattctcctattgaaggattcaggatcatcttgcagttgaggcaatttgaagacctctcttattttttcCAGATGGAATTAAATAATTCTCCcactgaccatggttctgtaggtatgaaaagcagttccagtcattctctgcttatctgtcagccacagatttaagtagaattcttgaaccatgtttcttccaacctttgtctcagggttggttagaacttcccatcctctgttttgaatttgctcttggatctccggatattcatcttctttcagattgaaTTTAACTTCCAGAAttactgaccttagacccattattttgtagtaatggtctgcatgttctttggttaagaacctctcttgactccaaagatcctttggagcattctctttcttgcctctagAATTGGTTTGATTTCCTTtgggtgccatgatcttgatgagccttagcttagtgatcacggaaaagcacaccaaacttagagggttgcttgtcctcaagcaaaagaaaagaaagaggagagagaggaagagagcaAATTCAAATGGTGGGGAAAGAGGAATGGCCGAACTtatatttataagggaggggggagagatttcaaaaattttgaaggagatttgagaagatatggaaagaaattgagagatatttgagtttttgaagaagatttggaaaggatttgaaagagatttgaagaatgattttaatttttaagatttgaaggtgaatgatgaaagtttgaaatgtgtttatgcaaaaaattatggaacaaaacaagaaagtttgaaaaaatttgaagtggaaagcaaaatctctgtcccctaCCTATCTGGCGTTAAaggcccagaatggtatccattctggcgtttaacgcccaaatgttggccaatatgggcgtttaacgcccagccaggtaccctggctggcgttaaacgccagaaacccctttatcactgggcgttttgctaaacgcccaagatgctgcacacctggtgttaaacgcccagaatggtgcccattctggcgtttaacgcctaaaatggtacctttactggcgttaaatgccagaatggataccccttactggcattttttcgctagcaagctccttttctctgctttttgcactgaatccttctgtaactctgtgaattccttcaattttgatgatcaccctttgagaatatgtatcaaacttttattaagTAAAACAGATAActtgctaatgactgggttgcttcctagcaagcgcttctttatcgtctttagctggaccttttaCTGAgattcattcaagcctcagctttgagcactcttgctcaaaattgctttcaagataatgtttgatcctctgtccattaacaatgaactttttattagaatcaatatcctgaagctcaacatatccatatggtgacactcttgtaatcacatacggactcTTCcatcgggatttaagttttcctgggaatagtttgagcctagagttgaagagtagaactttttgtcctggttcaaagactctagatgacaactttttgtcatgccacttctttgccttttccttat from Arachis duranensis cultivar V14167 chromosome 4, aradu.V14167.gnm2.J7QH, whole genome shotgun sequence encodes:
- the LOC107484572 gene encoding uncharacterized protein At2g39795, mitochondrial, translating into MAMYTALRRASSAVIPLALRRTTAPSSSRTFHSVLSAGVLLSGQTATRTVVAPSLRVANSFATKTSADENLVQVLESEIKCAYDDNQSQHVEIPDDFPFEIEDNPGERTIQLKRQYQDETIKVQVDIPNVALEGNEEDDDEGEKSSESSIPLVVSVFKGNGVCLEFGVTAFPDEITIDSLSVKNVNESEDQLAYEGPEFTDLDENLQKAFHKYLEIRGIKPSTTNFLQEYMFSKDNKEYLGWLKNLKNFVEQ